A part of Oncorhynchus masou masou isolate Uvic2021 chromosome 30, UVic_Omas_1.1, whole genome shotgun sequence genomic DNA contains:
- the LOC135522046 gene encoding uroplakin-1a-like — MADGKGFTCLMVILILGNIFGAAAGLALCALAIWVAVDQFKLYPISGVSGKDDIFAGAWIAIFTGFAFFCMCVFGILAAAMKSRALMLTYLILMLIIYIFECASCITAVTHRDYLVGNSNLVKKQMLKYYAADGDSGSQITLTWNKVMKEVECCGTDGPVDWIEYNSTFREKFGTDYPWPTHCCKRKNNYDVVNVEACKNGQNTTMFTKGCFNHIESVFSRYTWAISWYGFAVLMFMFLLLILAMVYYLML, encoded by the exons ATGGCTGATGGAAAGGGATTCACCTGTCTTATGGTCATTCTCATCCTGGGGAATATATTTGGAGCT GCAGCAGGTCTTGCCCTTTGCGCTCTGGCCATCTGGGTTGCAGTAGATCAATTCAAGCTCTACCCTATATCTGGTGTGTCGGGGAAAGATGACATCTTTGCCGGGGCCTGGATTGCCATTTTCACAGGCTTTGCCTTCTTCTGCATGTGCGTCTTTGGTATCTTGGCTGCTGCGATGAAGAGCCGTGCCTTAATGCTAACA TATCTGATCCTGATGTTGATCATCTACATATTTGAGTGTGCCTCGTGTATCACTGCAGTCACCCACAGAGACTAT CTGGTTGGAAACAGTAATCTGGTGAAGAAGCAGATGCTGAAGTACTATGCAGCCGACGGTGACTCTGGCAGTCAGATCACACTGACATGGAACAAAGTGATGAAAGAG GTGGAGTGTTGTGGAACGGATGGCCCAGTGGACTGGATAGAGTACAACTCCACCTTCAGGGAGAAGTTTGGTACAGACTACCCCTGGCCCACCCACTGCTGCAAGAGGAAGAACAACTACGATGTGGTGAATGTGGAGGCCTGCAAGAACGGCCAGAACACCACCATGTTCACTAAG GGCTGCTTCAACCACATTGAGTCTGTGTTCAGTCGATATACATGGGCTATCAGCTGGTATGGTTTCGCTGTGCTAATGTTTATG TTCTTGCTGTTGATCCTGGCCATGGTGTACTACCTGATGCTGTGA